In Vibrio coralliilyticus, the following are encoded in one genomic region:
- a CDS encoding toxin VasX, with protein sequence MSNHNPLPPKTSMFWNNQPFSHDDAVSAYDQDGTLASLNQKSDIPSDDLAGSPPEHSMFWEGGTEKIEPPEQDVPAEKLNLKKKEVEGETINIVPVRYAIDEIDDPEAEPATKPYGLPEGWKGKGSTKYSSDSGLGYTLRQLRDGWLYVYDHMTKELDEYEVQGVNFTQYLMSESEDPELGKDSRGQAQEAKPYITYPTKTAISCVFSKHRWSWESYERVRAGEAKNGQFMSTRALKLPEASDVGDIELLSQVADIEDSVINDHRFANSSVLTSLDSEYPDLEVKPVASAAEIKSTLPPDEAACIMAIDDYLAEGRDVSAYFVGVASPYRLFEEQYTSQWALMQTAMQLCMFGSKDDLDMPSIVKRRGQELEFYKDLSSYYSSRSLVDMAKRNEAYPGQFNEVNKELNKLYGSNMSSTMESREAYFQEKYCVSPTRLKSYETWAATDKWRKMLDWQRMFSEMEELTNKREELFEPVTKVREDFRKTLEKLSPRRIEWLMDLWDRETQEELLHYHMQIVEAVTFIQHEEDQAFIAAEFSKPTTIIPLNTSGFSRELFNILGSAIPMSIDDAATASAQQQTEPSIQDKFASAASNWGSATGIYSKLVDFLTNEDVYGSELLKPLSDGAKNIHLLINEFVEALSLAAPKTSASFIAQASVLVLSAVAPTATANTTYMRMAMAERLALKMGLEVPTDYSTKFVEWRDKIKRNEAILKESKAIVDAFNRNDKSVSKSAFKTAREKYANAKKVLRASMLEYPQKIVLPKDFASAMANVRLDILKGKIDRLGDYYKSVGGLGFIGLLFNLISFHDALDDAFEDDFVQTDEYLAIIQTGMYSLSAVVGIRTGQVWTAVLSNDLVRKNSLRVLMNNRDFFDIRPGMLRALNVFNKWLGMTAALGLLATGTEMFRVYKKLTKSKGQEQVLYSAQMGSLLATSFVLGIQTVGFTGVLPLSLTLGMFSTGVLAIAAVIYIGTSLLLEAEKKDSYQKWLSELPWGTSPNRKHWSYQNKYNFTSQDDIQLVIDALCELEKVIEQPVISQYPINKIEPNSQGPAAAIVTQTGVKVEVNLPRLPRVDAIKLYLEPEPLTDEDIKVIIPDDADDAGDTDGTGETKESYTHLQIVLPVEGQKYLTIKIEYVTLAADADKEKIHNSYLYQHAIKDKAIYTAEFDRDKVTLYDSKLSPNYQVVPLRG encoded by the coding sequence ATGAGTAACCATAACCCCCTTCCCCCTAAGACATCCATGTTTTGGAATAATCAACCTTTTAGTCATGATGACGCTGTTTCGGCGTACGACCAAGATGGCACATTGGCGTCATTGAACCAGAAATCTGATATCCCCTCGGATGATTTGGCAGGTTCTCCGCCTGAGCACAGCATGTTTTGGGAAGGTGGAACTGAAAAAATTGAGCCACCTGAACAAGACGTGCCCGCAGAAAAGCTCAACCTGAAGAAAAAAGAGGTAGAAGGGGAGACGATCAATATTGTTCCTGTGCGTTACGCCATCGACGAAATCGACGATCCAGAGGCAGAGCCCGCAACCAAACCATATGGGCTGCCTGAGGGTTGGAAGGGTAAAGGTTCAACAAAATACAGTTCAGATTCAGGTTTAGGCTATACGCTGAGGCAGCTAAGAGACGGTTGGTTATATGTTTATGACCACATGACTAAAGAGCTCGACGAATACGAGGTTCAAGGGGTGAATTTTACTCAGTATCTGATGAGTGAAAGTGAAGACCCTGAACTAGGTAAAGACAGCCGCGGTCAGGCACAAGAAGCCAAGCCCTACATTACCTACCCGACAAAAACCGCCATATCATGTGTGTTTTCAAAGCACCGCTGGAGCTGGGAAAGCTATGAAAGAGTTCGTGCTGGCGAAGCGAAAAATGGCCAGTTTATGTCGACTCGGGCACTAAAGCTGCCAGAGGCCTCTGATGTTGGTGATATTGAACTGTTATCTCAAGTGGCGGATATAGAAGATAGTGTGATTAATGATCATCGCTTTGCTAACAGCAGTGTCCTCACTTCGTTAGATAGTGAGTATCCAGATCTAGAAGTGAAACCTGTGGCATCCGCTGCGGAGATAAAAAGTACATTACCTCCTGACGAAGCTGCTTGCATCATGGCAATTGACGACTATTTGGCTGAAGGGCGTGATGTCTCAGCGTATTTTGTTGGGGTTGCTTCGCCATACCGATTATTCGAAGAGCAATACACTAGCCAGTGGGCCTTGATGCAAACTGCTATGCAGCTTTGTATGTTCGGTTCAAAAGATGATCTTGATATGCCATCTATCGTCAAACGCAGAGGCCAAGAGCTTGAGTTCTATAAAGATCTCTCAAGCTATTATTCTAGTCGAAGTCTTGTGGATATGGCGAAGCGAAATGAAGCTTATCCTGGGCAGTTTAATGAAGTTAACAAAGAACTTAACAAGCTATATGGCTCAAACATGTCCTCAACAATGGAGTCTAGAGAAGCGTATTTCCAAGAAAAATACTGTGTTTCACCTACCCGATTAAAAAGTTACGAGACATGGGCGGCGACGGATAAATGGAGAAAAATGCTCGACTGGCAGCGTATGTTCTCTGAAATGGAAGAGTTGACCAACAAGCGCGAGGAATTATTCGAACCTGTAACAAAGGTGAGGGAAGATTTTCGAAAGACGTTAGAGAAATTGTCTCCGCGCCGTATTGAGTGGTTAATGGACTTATGGGATAGGGAAACTCAGGAAGAGTTACTGCACTATCACATGCAAATAGTCGAGGCCGTCACTTTTATCCAACATGAGGAGGATCAAGCATTTATCGCGGCAGAGTTCAGTAAACCAACGACGATCATTCCGCTCAATACGAGCGGTTTCAGTCGAGAACTTTTCAACATTCTAGGCTCTGCGATTCCAATGAGTATTGATGACGCTGCTACGGCTTCAGCGCAGCAACAAACAGAACCCAGCATTCAGGACAAATTTGCGTCGGCAGCTTCAAATTGGGGAAGCGCTACAGGTATTTACAGCAAGCTGGTGGATTTTCTAACCAACGAAGATGTTTATGGCAGCGAACTGCTTAAACCTCTCAGTGACGGAGCCAAGAATATTCACCTGCTTATCAATGAATTTGTCGAAGCGCTGTCACTTGCCGCGCCAAAAACGAGTGCCAGCTTCATCGCTCAGGCATCCGTACTGGTTCTATCTGCAGTTGCCCCGACAGCCACTGCGAATACGACTTACATGAGAATGGCTATGGCTGAACGCCTTGCTCTCAAGATGGGGTTGGAAGTGCCGACTGACTACTCGACCAAATTTGTCGAGTGGCGAGATAAGATCAAACGCAATGAGGCGATCTTAAAAGAATCCAAAGCTATAGTTGATGCGTTTAATCGTAATGATAAATCAGTATCCAAGAGTGCTTTCAAGACGGCTCGGGAAAAATACGCCAACGCTAAAAAAGTGCTTAGAGCCAGCATGCTGGAATACCCACAAAAGATTGTTCTACCGAAAGATTTTGCATCTGCGATGGCGAACGTGCGTCTGGATATTCTCAAGGGAAAAATTGATAGGCTCGGAGATTACTATAAGTCGGTAGGCGGGCTCGGCTTTATCGGTTTGTTGTTCAACCTGATCTCATTTCATGACGCCCTAGATGATGCATTTGAGGATGATTTTGTTCAGACAGATGAGTACCTGGCAATTATTCAAACAGGGATGTACTCGCTTTCTGCAGTTGTTGGTATTCGCACAGGTCAGGTGTGGACAGCGGTATTAAGTAATGATCTAGTTCGAAAGAATTCTCTAAGGGTTTTGATGAATAATAGAGATTTTTTTGATATTAGGCCGGGGATGTTGAGAGCACTTAATGTCTTTAACAAGTGGCTTGGTATGACTGCTGCTCTTGGCCTTCTTGCAACTGGTACGGAGATGTTTAGAGTCTATAAAAAATTAACCAAGAGCAAAGGACAAGAACAAGTTCTTTATAGTGCTCAAATGGGTTCTCTCCTTGCTACAAGTTTTGTGTTGGGAATTCAAACTGTTGGCTTTACGGGAGTTTTACCACTATCACTGACATTGGGGATGTTTTCTACAGGTGTGTTAGCCATAGCTGCTGTTATCTATATCGGAACTAGCCTTTTACTAGAAGCTGAAAAGAAAGATTCTTACCAGAAGTGGTTGTCTGAACTGCCTTGGGGTACTTCACCAAATAGAAAACACTGGAGTTATCAGAACAAATATAACTTTACGTCTCAAGATGATATTCAGCTAGTCATTGATGCTTTGTGCGAACTTGAGAAAGTAATTGAGCAACCTGTTATATCACAGTATCCGATAAATAAAATCGAGCCTAACTCGCAAGGTCCAGCAGCTGCAATAGTGACTCAAACAGGTGTGAAAGTTGAGGTGAACCTGCCTAGGCTCCCAAGAGTTGATGCCATTAAGTTGTATTTAGAACCTGAACCTTTAACAGACGAAGACATTAAAGTGATTATTCCAGATGATGCAGATGATGCAGGTGATACAGATGGTACAGGTGAGACGAAGGAAAGTTATACTCATCTTCAAATCGTGTTACCTGTAGAGGGGCAAAAGTACCTAACAATTAAAATTGAATATGTGACTCTAGCAGCGGACGCCGATAAAGAAAAAATACATAACAGCTATTTGTATCAACATGCCATTAAAGATAAAGCAATATATACAGCAGAGTTTGATAGGGATAAAGTAACATTGTATGACTCTAAATTGTCTCCCAATTATCAAGTTGTTCCTTTGAGAGGTTAA
- a CDS encoding RebB family R body protein, which yields MSDKKGAEDLKQVSEMIDQLTESAMSDTMGLHMQNAVTIQQGMQAISNASTSTACALILKKGG from the coding sequence ATGAGTGACAAGAAGGGTGCTGAAGATCTTAAACAAGTATCAGAGATGATCGATCAACTGACGGAGTCAGCCATGTCAGACACTATGGGTCTGCATATGCAAAATGCCGTCACCATACAGCAAGGTATGCAAGCCATCAGTAATGCTTCGACCTCGACGGCATGTGCATTGATCCTCAAAAAAGGCGGCTAA
- a CDS encoding RebB family R body protein, translating into MPKKVNEQITDSVTQTNTQVLAGSPANAMGNLFTSMGLAMSNLNNNATSAQQQANIGMQAATVQGVNALTAIGTAVLGRATEAIVEKDEE; encoded by the coding sequence ATGCCGAAAAAAGTCAACGAGCAGATCACAGACTCCGTAACTCAAACCAATACTCAAGTACTGGCGGGATCACCGGCTAATGCAATGGGTAATTTGTTTACCTCTATGGGCTTAGCGATGTCGAACCTGAACAATAATGCGACATCAGCACAGCAGCAGGCCAATATTGGTATGCAGGCTGCGACGGTGCAGGGCGTTAACGCACTAACAGCGATTGGAACAGCGGTACTCGGGCGAGCTACAGAAGCAATCGTCGAAAAAGACGAAGAATAA
- a CDS encoding RebB family R body protein yields MKEQDTRFENEFEQELSQNTIDQFNTLQGFSSQPTSLLETTLADTLGLSMHNAVSTQQQSQMTTAASVTNACARLLQTQTRPTVEAKVEPKTEPAIFVDASHRLGREEGGSEDIQEGDEEKKRSFSLLRFLKRDKGASDGQQ; encoded by the coding sequence ATGAAAGAGCAGGATACAAGATTCGAAAATGAGTTCGAACAAGAGCTCTCGCAAAATACGATTGACCAATTTAATACGCTGCAGGGGTTTTCGTCACAGCCAACCAGCCTGTTGGAAACCACCTTGGCTGATACGCTGGGTTTGTCTATGCATAACGCGGTTAGCACCCAACAGCAATCACAAATGACCACCGCGGCATCGGTAACCAACGCCTGTGCCCGATTGCTCCAGACTCAGACTCGACCGACGGTTGAGGCGAAAGTGGAGCCTAAAACCGAGCCCGCCATTTTTGTTGATGCCAGTCACCGACTGGGTAGAGAAGAAGGTGGCTCGGAAGACATTCAAGAAGGCGATGAAGAGAAGAAGCGTTCATTTAGTTTGCTGCGCTTTCTGAAGAGAGATAAAGGGGCGAGTGATGGCCAGCAATGA
- a CDS encoding RebB family R body protein, which yields MPVNEQVTDSVTQVNTKVVGETPAMAMGNLLMSTSQALGTAAHNATSGQQQAQITMQAATVQGVNSLMSIGSSVVGRSAEGIIEKDS from the coding sequence ATGCCAGTTAATGAACAAGTAACAGACTCAGTAACACAGGTGAACACAAAAGTGGTTGGTGAAACTCCGGCAATGGCAATGGGTAACTTGCTAATGTCTACCAGCCAAGCGTTAGGCACTGCTGCTCATAACGCGACAAGCGGTCAGCAACAAGCACAAATCACAATGCAGGCTGCGACTGTCCAAGGCGTTAACTCGCTTATGTCAATCGGCTCTTCGGTTGTTGGCCGAAGCGCAGAAGGCATCATCGAAAAAGACTCGTAA
- a CDS encoding RebB family R body protein: MPVNEQVTDSVTQVNTKVVGETPAMAMGNLLMSTSHALSNAAHNATAAQQQAQITMQAATVQGVNSLMAIGSSVIGRGAEGIIEKG, encoded by the coding sequence ATGCCAGTTAATGAACAAGTAACAGACTCGGTAACACAGGTGAACACGAAAGTGGTTGGTGAAACACCCGCTATGGCCATGGGCAACCTGTTGATGTCTACCAGCCACGCTTTGAGTAATGCTGCTCACAACGCGACGGCTGCACAGCAGCAAGCACAAATCACTATGCAGGCTGCAACAGTACAAGGTGTGAACTCTTTGATGGCAATCGGTTCTTCGGTCATTGGCCGTGGTGCTGAAGGCATCATCGAAAAAGGCTAA
- a CDS encoding RebB family R body protein, whose product MPVNDAVTDSVTQVNTEVVGDTPAVAGGNLLLSTSQAMGISALNSTGANQQATLVHQSSTVQGVNSLLATGTAVIGRSVELILEPSAS is encoded by the coding sequence ATGCCAGTAAATGATGCGGTCACTGATTCTGTGACGCAAGTAAACACCGAAGTAGTGGGCGACACCCCTGCTGTTGCGGGTGGAAACCTGTTGCTTTCAACCAGTCAGGCAATGGGCATCTCTGCTCTCAACAGTACAGGGGCAAACCAGCAAGCCACTTTGGTCCATCAGTCTTCGACAGTGCAGGGAGTGAATTCTTTACTCGCTACAGGTACCGCGGTTATTGGCCGTAGTGTCGAACTCATCCTAGAACCTAGCGCAAGCTAA
- a CDS encoding RebB family R body protein — translation MEINIEKMLSQFTPTTSRNMYLNMVADSLGKASQNATHAQQQIQTIVVTNTALGSGLIYSIAAKGS, via the coding sequence ATGGAAATCAACATCGAGAAAATGCTGAGTCAATTTACCCCGACTACATCGCGCAATATGTATCTCAATATGGTGGCCGATTCGTTAGGGAAAGCTTCACAAAATGCCACACACGCTCAGCAGCAAATTCAGACCATAGTGGTCACAAATACGGCGTTAGGTTCCGGGTTGATTTATTCCATTGCAGCAAAAGGATCTTAG
- a CDS encoding AraC family transcriptional regulator, protein MSELSYANTGTVLKGHPAVLNNYNSFPHHSVNRSGADYPLLGLSPSIQRIQSQIEFAARTSYPVFISGESGTEKRSIASLIHLNRPEGKGRFILIPPTIHNQSQFKAYLESSLNQAKQGTLYLSEVDVLPQEKKDYLTTLFSQEEFQRSLAEKKVQLIISCTESLNSAGGNRQFLAKLLGTEIPHLELHIPPVRERKQDLSNHIDHILNKIQSFTTTRFTPEAIQLLHKYHWPGNVEQLQRVVVTLASCCGNDIDVTDIQNLDLFPESETFDIVEAVLSQEFSGFRHLHPGLLKALNYMSNNFTEELTLADLSNSAYTSQSHLSYLFRQHIGFSFKSLLVKVRIRYAKQMIDESPMMKVTEVCLQSGFGDLSHFEKMFKRNVGCTPRQYRQKERDKVRFSNAT, encoded by the coding sequence ATGTCAGAGCTGAGCTATGCCAATACAGGTACGGTTTTAAAAGGCCATCCTGCGGTACTTAATAACTACAATTCATTTCCACATCATTCTGTAAATAGAAGTGGAGCAGATTACCCTCTGCTAGGCTTATCCCCTTCAATACAGAGAATTCAAAGTCAGATTGAGTTTGCTGCGCGAACCAGCTATCCAGTGTTTATTAGCGGAGAAAGTGGTACCGAAAAGCGTTCCATTGCTTCTCTTATCCATCTTAATAGACCGGAAGGTAAAGGGCGCTTCATTCTTATTCCGCCGACTATCCACAATCAATCGCAGTTTAAAGCGTATCTGGAAAGTAGCCTGAATCAAGCGAAACAAGGCACTTTATATTTGTCAGAAGTGGATGTTCTACCACAAGAGAAGAAAGACTACTTGACCACTTTATTCAGCCAAGAGGAGTTTCAACGCAGTTTGGCCGAAAAAAAAGTCCAGTTGATCATTTCCTGTACAGAATCACTGAATAGTGCTGGAGGGAATCGGCAATTTCTCGCCAAATTACTCGGTACAGAAATTCCTCATTTAGAACTCCATATCCCCCCTGTTAGAGAACGGAAGCAAGACCTTTCTAATCATATTGATCACATCCTCAACAAGATCCAGTCTTTCACTACAACCCGATTTACTCCTGAAGCGATTCAACTGCTGCATAAATATCACTGGCCGGGGAATGTTGAGCAGTTACAGCGCGTTGTTGTGACGTTGGCTTCCTGCTGTGGTAACGACATTGATGTCACAGATATTCAAAATCTCGATCTTTTTCCAGAAAGTGAAACCTTCGACATTGTCGAAGCTGTGCTAAGCCAAGAGTTTAGTGGTTTTCGCCACCTCCATCCTGGGTTACTTAAAGCGCTCAATTATATGAGTAACAACTTCACTGAAGAACTGACTCTCGCTGATCTCTCCAATTCGGCGTATACCAGCCAATCTCACCTGTCTTATCTATTCCGACAGCACATTGGATTTTCGTTCAAGTCGCTATTGGTGAAAGTTCGTATCCGCTATGCCAAGCAGATGATTGATGAATCACCAATGATGAAAGTGACAGAAGTGTGTTTGCAATCTGGGTTCGGTGATCTGAGCCACTTCGAGAAAATGTTCAAGCGTAATGTTGGCTGCACACCTCGCCAGTACCGTCAAAAAGAAAGAGACAAAGTACGCTTTTCTAACGCGACCTAA
- a CDS encoding dicarboxylate/amino acid:cation symporter translates to MNTKKPMSLTSRVILGMLAGILTGFAIRSLFADNGFVDTYIVNGLFEVGGQIFVASLKMLVVPLVFVSLVCGTSSLKDLSTLGRMGGKTLAFYIATTAVAITLALTMGNLFQPGAGADLTAASSFKSAEAPSLGQVIIDMFPTNPISAMAEGKTLQVIVFAVLFGIAISAAGKPGERIAAVFADLNEVIMKLVALLMNLAPYGVFFLMAKLFTGLGLGAILNLAEYFVVLAGTLVLHGLVTYSVMLKGFTGLSPITFLKKMEDAIMFAFSTASSNATIPVTMETAKNRMGVENRVSSFTVPLGATVNMDGTAIMQGVATAFIAQAFNIDLTMGDYLMVILTATLASIGTAGVPGVGLVMLAMVLNQVGLPLEGIALIMGVDRLLDMIRTAVNITGDSAVTVIVAKSEGALDESRFNDPMAGVKEEEVNLKKAGA, encoded by the coding sequence ATGAATACCAAGAAACCGATGTCGCTAACCAGCCGCGTTATTCTCGGCATGTTAGCAGGTATCTTGACAGGGTTTGCGATTCGCAGCCTCTTTGCCGACAACGGATTTGTCGACACATACATCGTCAATGGACTGTTTGAAGTTGGTGGCCAGATATTTGTCGCCAGCTTAAAAATGCTTGTTGTTCCACTGGTGTTTGTTTCACTGGTTTGCGGAACAAGCTCACTAAAAGACCTCTCCACTTTAGGTCGAATGGGTGGTAAAACACTCGCTTTCTATATTGCGACAACTGCTGTTGCGATCACTCTTGCTTTAACGATGGGTAACCTATTCCAACCAGGTGCTGGTGCCGATCTCACTGCCGCTAGCTCGTTTAAATCGGCAGAAGCCCCTTCTTTGGGTCAGGTCATCATCGACATGTTCCCAACCAACCCAATCAGCGCAATGGCCGAAGGGAAAACACTTCAGGTTATCGTATTTGCCGTGCTATTTGGCATCGCGATCAGTGCTGCGGGTAAACCGGGTGAGCGTATTGCCGCTGTATTTGCAGACCTTAACGAAGTGATCATGAAGCTGGTTGCGCTACTAATGAACCTAGCCCCTTACGGTGTGTTCTTCCTGATGGCGAAGCTATTCACAGGCCTAGGGTTGGGTGCAATTCTAAACCTAGCGGAATACTTCGTTGTTCTAGCAGGTACACTTGTGCTTCACGGTCTGGTTACCTACAGTGTGATGCTGAAAGGCTTTACTGGTCTTAGCCCAATCACCTTCCTGAAGAAAATGGAAGATGCCATCATGTTCGCTTTCTCCACCGCGTCTTCTAATGCGACAATTCCTGTCACAATGGAAACGGCGAAGAATCGCATGGGTGTAGAGAACCGTGTTTCTTCATTCACCGTTCCTCTAGGTGCGACCGTGAACATGGACGGTACGGCCATCATGCAAGGTGTCGCAACCGCCTTTATCGCTCAAGCCTTCAATATTGATCTCACCATGGGTGATTACCTGATGGTGATCCTAACGGCAACGCTGGCATCTATTGGTACTGCTGGAGTTCCGGGTGTTGGGCTGGTAATGCTGGCGATGGTACTCAACCAAGTCGGCCTCCCACTGGAAGGTATCGCCCTGATCATGGGTGTTGACCGTCTACTAGACATGATCCGTACTGCCGTAAACATCACAGGTGATAGTGCAGTGACCGTCATTGTTGCCAAGTCGGAAGGGGCTCTGGATGAGTCACGCTTCAACGATCCAATGGCCGGCGTGAAAGAAGAAGAAGTGAATCTGAAAAAAGCAGGCGCTTAA
- a CDS encoding methyl-accepting chemotaxis protein, which translates to MTKLAISIRHKTILATVLAVVLVIIVLISTTVSQGRKIILDQTYSQQLPASLGEVSNKIKLELEKPLVIADVMSELSQLTEFTGEGSAEIVDILSRIKQQFGALTAFYVNTVDSSYYIPTGKLKDMSAQSNDDQWFYGFLASGKKVELSIDVDDSTGVATVFVNHVVMQQGKRIGVTGIGLSLQNMGKTVANYSLGEQGQLMLVDNQGVVKIHADANLVGKSLNDLQLRELAAELGKLSDTDSHIIEAEVNGSAMIVGFIALPELGWTLVSLQPQSEVLAELNQFIQTMTYIGVVVALLFIIISAYMTNALLKPLSTTADLLLEIGGGGGDLTQRLDESRHDEVGSIARGYNQFVAYMGNVLQEIDRSRADLVATIDHIDSQASEMKHQIQGQEQNIDQVATAIHEMSASSEEIASNANNTSDNVQQATVEVKHGLSSVSDTFSHTEAMSRQLDQSSQSIEKLSNDINAIDTVLDVISGVSEQTNLLALNAAIEAARAGDQGRGFAVVADEVRTLASRTQDSASEIRTIIENLQGLSDTVVKEVGQSHSTGKACLTAAQASEKHLESINQFVDEIHQLSSQTATATNEQSQVINEIAPHVSSIADVARSNTEMVNQTSHHCADLKDNVNSLSQLVAKFKF; encoded by the coding sequence GTGACGAAATTAGCCATCAGCATCAGACACAAAACCATACTGGCTACAGTATTGGCAGTGGTTCTGGTCATCATCGTACTGATCAGTACCACCGTGAGCCAAGGTCGTAAAATCATTCTCGACCAAACCTATTCGCAGCAGCTTCCGGCTTCGTTGGGAGAAGTGAGTAACAAAATTAAGCTTGAGTTGGAGAAACCGCTGGTTATCGCAGATGTGATGTCAGAGCTTTCCCAACTGACCGAATTTACAGGTGAGGGTAGTGCAGAAATCGTCGATATCCTTAGCCGCATTAAGCAGCAGTTTGGTGCTCTGACGGCGTTCTACGTTAATACCGTTGACAGTAGCTACTACATTCCGACCGGCAAATTGAAAGACATGTCGGCACAGTCTAACGATGACCAATGGTTTTATGGTTTTCTCGCCAGTGGCAAGAAGGTTGAGCTATCGATTGATGTCGATGACTCTACTGGTGTAGCGACTGTGTTTGTTAACCATGTGGTGATGCAACAAGGCAAGCGTATTGGTGTTACCGGGATTGGCTTGTCGCTACAAAATATGGGGAAAACCGTCGCCAACTACTCTCTGGGTGAGCAAGGTCAGTTGATGCTGGTCGATAATCAAGGAGTAGTGAAAATTCACGCAGATGCCAATCTGGTTGGTAAATCACTCAACGACTTACAGCTAAGAGAATTGGCAGCGGAGCTGGGCAAACTCAGTGACACAGACTCACACATTATTGAAGCTGAAGTTAACGGCAGCGCCATGATTGTCGGGTTTATTGCTTTGCCAGAGCTCGGTTGGACACTGGTTTCTCTTCAGCCTCAAAGTGAAGTGCTGGCGGAGCTGAATCAGTTTATTCAGACCATGACTTACATCGGTGTGGTGGTGGCCTTACTCTTTATTATCATCAGTGCTTATATGACGAATGCTTTGCTTAAACCTCTGTCGACCACGGCCGATTTGCTGCTAGAAATCGGTGGTGGCGGCGGTGACCTGACGCAAAGGCTGGATGAAAGCCGCCATGATGAAGTTGGCAGCATTGCTCGTGGTTACAACCAGTTTGTTGCTTATATGGGCAATGTCTTGCAAGAGATCGACCGCTCGCGCGCTGATTTGGTGGCAACCATTGATCATATTGATTCTCAAGCCAGTGAGATGAAACATCAGATCCAAGGGCAGGAGCAGAACATTGACCAAGTCGCGACAGCGATCCATGAAATGAGCGCTAGCTCGGAAGAGATCGCCAGCAATGCCAACAATACGTCAGACAATGTGCAGCAGGCGACAGTAGAAGTGAAACATGGTTTGTCATCGGTCAGCGACACATTTTCCCATACCGAAGCGATGAGTCGACAGTTGGATCAGAGTAGTCAGAGTATTGAGAAACTCTCTAATGATATCAACGCTATCGATACGGTACTGGATGTGATCAGTGGCGTGTCGGAGCAAACCAATTTGCTTGCACTCAATGCGGCGATAGAGGCAGCTCGTGCGGGAGATCAGGGGAGAGGGTTTGCTGTGGTAGCGGACGAAGTACGCACACTAGCGTCACGCACACAGGATTCAGCCAGTGAAATTCGCACCATTATCGAAAATCTTCAGGGCCTCAGTGATACGGTGGTGAAAGAAGTTGGCCAGAGTCACAGTACCGGTAAAGCGTGTTTAACCGCTGCTCAGGCTTCTGAGAAGCATTTAGAGTCGATCAATCAGTTTGTGGATGAGATTCATCAGCTGAGTAGTCAGACGGCCACCGCGACCAATGAGCAGTCTCAAGTTATCAATGAGATTGCCCCGCATGTTTCGAGTATTGCTGATGTGGCACGCAGCAACACTGAGATGGTGAATCAAACCTCCCATCATTGTGCCGATCTGAAAGACAATGTGAACTCTCTCAGCCAGCTGGTGGCTAAATTTAAATTCTAA